In a genomic window of Octadecabacter temperatus:
- a CDS encoding adenylosuccinate synthase has translation MANVVVVGAQWGDEGKGKIVDWLSERADVIARFQGGHNAGHTLVIDGKVYKLHALPSGVVRGGKLSVIGNGVVLDPWHLMKEIATIEAQGVEINPDNLMIAENTPLILPIHGELDRVREEAASKGTKIGTTGRGIGPAYEDKVGRRSVRVADLADPVTLEARVDRALQHHNPLRKGLGFDEIDRDALLAQLQEIAPKILPYAAPVWKVLAEKRKAGKRILFEGAQGALLDIDFGTYPFVTSSNVIAGQAATGVGLGPTAIDYVLGIVKAYTTRVGEGPFPTELDDADGQRLGERGHEFGTTTGRKRRCGWFDAALLRQTCATSGITGICLTKLDVLDGFETLKICVGYDLDGERLDYLPTAADAQARCTPIYEEMEGWSESTEGARSWAQLPAQAIKYVRRVEELIECPVALVSTSPEREDTILVTDPFAD, from the coding sequence ATGGCGAATGTAGTAGTTGTTGGCGCACAATGGGGCGATGAAGGCAAAGGCAAAATTGTCGATTGGCTTTCAGAACGCGCCGATGTGATTGCGCGATTCCAAGGTGGGCACAATGCGGGCCACACACTGGTGATTGATGGCAAAGTCTACAAATTGCACGCGCTACCGTCTGGCGTTGTTCGCGGCGGCAAGCTTTCGGTGATCGGCAACGGCGTTGTACTGGACCCGTGGCACCTGATGAAAGAGATCGCCACGATTGAAGCGCAAGGCGTTGAGATCAATCCTGACAACTTGATGATCGCGGAAAACACGCCGCTGATCCTGCCGATCCACGGCGAGCTTGACCGCGTACGCGAAGAAGCCGCCAGCAAGGGCACCAAGATTGGCACCACTGGGCGTGGCATTGGACCAGCCTATGAAGACAAAGTCGGCCGTCGGTCCGTTCGCGTTGCGGACTTGGCAGACCCAGTAACATTGGAAGCCCGCGTTGATCGCGCGTTGCAGCACCATAACCCGCTGCGCAAAGGTCTTGGATTTGACGAGATCGACCGCGATGCGCTTTTGGCGCAACTGCAAGAAATTGCACCGAAAATCCTGCCATATGCAGCGCCGGTTTGGAAAGTTTTGGCTGAAAAGCGCAAAGCCGGAAAGCGCATTTTATTTGAAGGCGCACAGGGCGCCTTGCTGGATATCGACTTTGGTACTTACCCGTTTGTGACGTCTTCCAATGTGATCGCAGGCCAGGCGGCGACTGGCGTGGGCCTTGGGCCAACGGCGATTGACTACGTTTTGGGCATCGTCAAAGCCTATACAACCCGCGTGGGCGAGGGGCCGTTCCCGACGGAACTGGACGACGCCGATGGTCAGCGCCTTGGCGAACGTGGACATGAATTTGGCACCACTACGGGCCGCAAGCGCCGTTGTGGTTGGTTTGATGCAGCCTTGCTGCGTCAGACCTGCGCAACATCCGGCATTACAGGCATCTGCCTAACAAAGCTGGACGTTTTGGACGGGTTTGAGACGCTAAAAATCTGTGTCGGCTACGATCTGGACGGTGAACGTTTGGACTATTTGCCAACAGCCGCCGATGCGCAGGCCCGTTGCACGCCGATCTATGAAGAGATGGAAGGCTGGAGCGAGTCGACTGAGGGCGCGCGCTCTTGGGCGCAGCTTCCGGCGCAGGCGATCAAATATGTGCGCCGCGTGGAAGAGCTGATTGAATGTCCGGTGGCCTTGGTTTCAACCAGCCCTGAACGTGAAGACACGATCCTCGTCACTGATCCGTTTGCGGATTAA
- a CDS encoding DUF6524 family protein: protein MSGFLLRWLFAFLLLAATFNPTQWCYARWVQTSGAENLSIAVLCGLLLIVGYIIYVRATLRSIGFVGMFLVAAITGALLWVAYDLGWMNFENPTANTWVALFMMSFVLGIGLSWSHARRKLSGQADMDDVDD from the coding sequence ATGAGTGGTTTTCTCCTTCGTTGGTTATTCGCGTTTCTGCTTTTGGCAGCCACATTCAACCCGACACAGTGGTGTTATGCGCGCTGGGTACAGACATCTGGTGCAGAGAATCTGTCAATCGCAGTGCTGTGCGGCCTGTTGTTGATTGTCGGCTACATCATCTATGTCCGCGCCACCCTGCGCTCTATTGGGTTCGTTGGCATGTTCCTTGTCGCCGCGATCACGGGCGCTCTGCTTTGGGTTGCTTATGATTTGGGTTGGATGAATTTCGAAAACCCGACAGCAAACACTTGGGTTGCCCTATTCATGATGTCCTTTGTGCTCGGTATCGGCCTCAGCTGGAGCCACGCACGCCGCAAGCTGTCGGGTCAGGCGGATATGGATGATGTGGATGATTAA
- a CDS encoding DUF1272 domain-containing protein — protein sequence MLEVRPNCEWCDCDLPPASQEARICSYECTYCASCVDNVLENVCPTCGGGFVMRPIRPKRADGLQKNLGLHNRPAGTKRHHSSWTRAQVEEVRDRLKDLPPWER from the coding sequence ATGCTTGAAGTGAGACCAAACTGTGAATGGTGTGACTGTGATCTGCCACCAGCGTCACAAGAGGCTCGGATCTGTAGTTACGAATGCACCTACTGTGCAAGCTGTGTTGATAACGTTCTTGAAAACGTTTGCCCCACCTGCGGAGGCGGGTTTGTTATGCGCCCTATTCGGCCCAAACGCGCTGATGGTCTGCAGAAAAACCTTGGATTGCACAACCGGCCTGCTGGCACAAAACGGCATCATTCATCTTGGACACGCGCCCAAGTTGAAGAGGTGCGCGATCGACTAAAGGATTTGCCCCCTTGGGAACGATGA
- a CDS encoding DUF2842 domain-containing protein has translation MALSHKARKRWSLVILLVGLPVYVVVAVSVINWLYPDPMTLPPPLVQVGIFLGIGLLWAFPLKFIFKGVGQEDPDA, from the coding sequence ATGGCGCTGTCGCATAAAGCACGAAAGCGCTGGTCACTGGTGATTTTGCTGGTGGGGCTTCCCGTTTATGTGGTCGTCGCGGTCAGTGTGATCAACTGGCTTTACCCAGATCCAATGACGTTGCCACCGCCATTGGTGCAAGTCGGGATATTCTTAGGTATTGGCCTGCTTTGGGCATTCCCGCTGAAGTTCATCTTCAAAGGTGTCGGCCAAGAAGATCCAGACGCGTGA
- the secG gene encoding preprotein translocase subunit SecG gives MENVVLVVHLLLALSLIGVVLLQRSEGGGLGIGGGSGGGAMSSRSAATALGKLTWILAIAFICTSIALTVLSAQQASDASVVGDGTVPAVDATDLAPAAGESLLPPSVETPSDEPLVPDVD, from the coding sequence ATGGAAAATGTCGTTCTTGTCGTCCACTTGTTGCTTGCGCTTTCGCTGATTGGCGTTGTTTTATTGCAGCGTTCTGAAGGTGGCGGTCTTGGCATTGGTGGCGGTAGCGGCGGTGGCGCAATGTCCAGCCGGTCTGCGGCGACGGCCCTTGGCAAGCTCACATGGATCTTGGCGATTGCATTTATTTGTACGTCGATCGCGCTGACTGTGCTTTCCGCGCAGCAAGCAAGCGATGCATCTGTTGTTGGTGATGGCACTGTTCCAGCGGTTGACGCGACTGATCTTGCGCCAGCGGCTGGCGAGAGCTTGTTGCCGCCATCCGTTGAAACGCCAAGCGATGAGCCACTGGTTCCAGACGTCGACTAA